aaaaataagaaataataggaaaaaaaaaaaaaaaaaaaaaaaaaaaaacacatacatatatatatatataaatattaattcaactaatatattttcaatgcactttttttttttttttttttttttttttttttaattatatgcaTTATGATAAGAGatcataaaattatattagtgatctttatttatttatttatttatatatatatatttttaatatgttcgaattataaatgaataattgCATGACAGAACCATGGAGCTAATGCAAAACTCATTAACAGACATAAAGCACAAAAGGAAGATGCTACTGCAATCTGTTTAGTTTTTTTAGTTGATTCTTCAAAACAGTCAGCTATTCTTGCATAACTAATATTTATCAAAGCACCATTCGAACCTCCTATTACAAATATTaggaatgataaaaatgtattagaATATAAGAATGATTCTTCTGtcaaattctttattttaaatgataagAACAAAAGAAAGACTCTGCTTAGACATAATATGGCaacatatttttgtttaaaaaaattaaaagcaTTATAATAAACTGTTACAATAATGTGAAATATGAGATCACTGAGTTGATAAAGAAACATAAACAGGTATTTGTAATATACGTTCTTATTGAGCTTATTGGGaactaaaaaaataaacaaataaacaaataaataaatagaaatatatatacacatatatatatatatatatatatatatatattattttattttttttttttggcttACTCATGTGAGGATATATTATACAGGTCacgaaaaaagaaaagaatataggtattaaacataaataataatatctgaTCAAACAAGCTCCTTCAATTATATTAGCACAATTAAACATATTACCAAcagttttaattttatttttacatttactTATCATAGatacattattattctgAATATTTTCTGATGATttgttttttcctttttcaaCTTCACATAAATCATTGGATGCATTATAGTTTAAACATTTTTTGTTCTGAGCACTTTCTATTTTCTCTTTCTGTTCCTTGAAAAAAGGAGaattatattgtataaaaataatcgTGATAAGTACAATAAACTCAATAAAAACAATAGTACCTATTGACAGATATATTGTGTTGTAGTATGAGTTTATATTTCCATCTTCAATAGAAAAATAGGacattaataaatttataccaaaaaaaaataaagaagagaAACTAATACCTGTAACCATATAACTATTTACTTTTAAAGGAAAAATTAAACTATATTTAGTACACGATGAATACAAATAACCAATAAAAAAACCTATAAGCCCAGatattccatatatataatattttgaacATTTCATTATACaaacaaatattaataataataataaattgaaaACATTAAATCCATTACATATCATAATCCATTTAAAAGAAGTAAATTCAAATGTTAACTGTAAAAATGAGGATATTATCATAAATCCTGATAAAAAACCCATTACTGTTATAGCTATCTCTTCCTTGTATATATGGTTAATCAAAAATGATACATTGATCAAAATATGAGAAGGTAAACTCAAAAGTAAAcctatgaaaaaaaatatcaccTTAATCTTCCTCTCTTCACTTTTCTTCAACATTCTGATCCACACTATAAATTAACTAatacaaattaaaaacaaaaattaggTATACtctcttttatatataaactattattatttatatactctTATGGTGATATCATAAAATGTAGGTATCTCCAcactaataaaaataaataaattataaatatattatatatattatatattatatattatatatattatatattatatatattatatgtacttaaatatatacaaaaatatatatatatatatatatatataaaatattaagttTAATTtctcaaaagaaaaaaattaaattataaaccatataaattatatattatatatatattatgtacatgtttttttttttttttttctaatatgttcatttaaatagtagaattataaataaataaataaatatatatatatatatatatatatatatatatatatatatatatatattttatatttatattttagcttttatttgttaataCAATAGGTAAAATGTGcaaacaatatttttatacttaCAAATAAAGCAAAAAACCTTATAAATATGTgacttataaataataatatatatatataaatatatatatattataaaagtaagagctaattttattttactatttaaaatatatttataattattggattaaattataacatatcatttaagaaaaaaaaaaaaaaaaaaagttgcGAATTacattaaatttttaaaatattctaagaaatatatagaaaaaatcaaaaaattaaataaaattaaattaaatataataaaataaaattattttttttttttaaatattcataaaaataaaaaaataaaaaaggaacaatgttttcattcttttaatttttttacacTAGGTTCATAAAGTTATGGGATAATTAAGTCCTTAATAAAAATTGGGATAGCATAAAAATATagcaaaaattaaaaaaataataaaaataaatatatcaatatatattaatatatattaatatatatatatatatatatatatatattaaataagtacaaaaaatacatttataaatatatatatttatatatataatatatttataaaatattctttgAAAAAAggttaagaaaaaaaaaaaaaaaaaaaaaaaaaaaaaaaaatatgtttgaaaacattaacaaatatatttacaaaaaaaaaattaaaagataataactaattatatgtaatatgtatgctatttttttttttttttttttttttggaaaaaaagcaaaattaaataatatataaaatatatatataatatatatatatatatatatatattttttttttatggtaAGAATTCCTATTAATCCTTTCTAATTGTAGCAAAATACAAAGCGTTGACtgcattaaaaaaaatattcatatttagattattttgtttaacaTGTTTGTAcagtttttttaaatatttttctttatatatacgTTGTAATTTcctaaataaataaaaatcctTTTTTGTTAGAAATGGAAGTAGGGCACAATAATTTGCATATGGATTATTAACATTAAAATTGTTATTTATAGAAATAGGTATTATACTTGTATCATAGAAGGtttgatatatatctttaaattCATGTTGCAAATTTATTGAACttgttaatatatcatcCTGTTCATTATGTAGATCTACTATATTATGTAATGTATCTTTCtcttcattaaatatattatctctattatttatttcttgttCTTTTCCTTCATTGTCATTTTCATTCAtctccatattattattattattattgttgttgttatttgataaatttatatttgttccTTGTATCTTTTCCTTTCTAGGTTCATAATTTGTTGGTCTACTtccatatttaatataattatcaacACTTAATACAAtatctttaaattttttgaaaTCCAAACTAATTTCtatatttgttttctttttcgttttttgtcttttagtatttattattgtatatataggTTGTTTCCTAGCTGGAAAAAAACAAGTCTtctcatatttattaatacattccagattataaatattaccaCTCTTTAgcttttcaaatatattaccAACCTTCTTCTCATGCTGATTCTCATAATGAAACCATTTCTTTAAAAATGATTCAACAAATGAATCATCCACgttgttattattacctTTATTAAACAATGAACTACTTGTAGATGTCAAATTATTAGATGAACCTTCATTTTTCTTACCATCAATCCtcatatataaatctttAACTGCATATATACCTATCAGACTATAAGAGGTTTCTCCTCCTACAAAAGAAATAGGTATGATATAGGTCTTTGTTTGGTTATACATATCTTCTTTAAAATCATCAACACAATCATTCTCCTTAtcaatatcattattatcatcatttatattattcacattatttatattattcatatcttTACGTTCCTCCTTTTTGATCCTTAACATATTATCACATTTATCATCTCCAATCATACCAGTAAGATAACTAGACATATTTTTCAACATATTAAGACAATTAAAAGGATCATTTGTAGCTCCCTTCACATTTGACTCTCCATATTCCTCAGTCTTTACCTTCATCACGCGGTCCTGAATTAATTCCCTCTTTATATGCTCAACACCTAAAACATCATCTATATTATTCGAAGATTTATCAACGTGCTCAGTCATATTATCCTTTCTTAAAGATAAATTCATATTCTTATCACAACCATCgtcaatatttatattaacacTAGTATTGTCTTTATTCTCATTTATTTGTTGCTCGTAAATACTCTTCACCTTAATCTTTTGTATAGAATCAAAGagataattattaaaatctaCATATAACATGCCATATTCTTTAATACAATTTAACTTATAATTATCCATAAGATATAAAAAgtgatttattatttttagttCTTCATTCTTGTCAAGGATATTTTTGTTATCCTGAGTTATATgtgaatgaatatattttttttcgacatgtttaaatatatgattatcgaataaattttttttattttttctatcaaTACATAAATCttcaatattttctatatttaatCTATCaagaatttttaaatatctattatttctttcttcGATAGATAAATTATAAGAATGAATATCTTTTCTTTCTTCTACAAACTTTTTTATGGTTAActccatttttttatttaagataccatattttaatatacctTGGCATATAggacattttattatattatcagtATTCAACATATTCATATCTATAtagttcatttttttctcattttctttaataaaacaatttaaaatataaaataataaacaactTCTACATACAGAATAACCACAGTTATTATTACAAACGATTATATAAGATTCtaataaaagataattacataatttacataaaaattCTTGTGGAATGTTTATTTTCTGTTTTTCTTcagtatttataattatttcctttttagCTTTATGTGTAATAACATCTGTAATATTactcttttttttaacttgTCTATGAATTAATATCTTTGTGCCATTATAAATCTTATCATCattgtttaaaaaattaatattattttctttattattataaatattatcattaatattattatttatattctcaTAGCCTGATttattgtaatataataaattatttttatttccttgATCACTCaaattatctttttcattcccaatatttttattgatattattattattattattattactatcgTCCTCCTCAAAACTGTCTCCCTCTTTATAAatagaaaaacaaatatctatcttattgttataatttatattactcTGTTTGcataaaatattctttaaatCACTAACCAAAATGTAATTATCATTCTTATTAATTTCCAGAAATCTCCAAAGACTCCTCTCACTGAATAATCtatattgtatatacatatttaa
This genomic interval from Plasmodium sp. gorilla clade G2 genome assembly, contig: PADLG01_00_29, whole genome shotgun sequence contains the following:
- a CDS encoding nucleoside transporter 4, which translates into the protein MLKKSEERKIKVIFFFIGLLLSLPSHILINVSFLINHIYKEEIAITVMGFLSGFMIISSFLQLTFEFTSFKWIMICNGFNVFNLLLLLIFVCIMKCSKYYIYGISGLIGFFIGYLYSSCTKYSLIFPLKVNSYMVTGISFSSLFFFGINLLMSYFSIEDGNINSYYNTIYLSIGTIVFIEFIVLITIIFIQYNSPFFKEQKEKIESAQNKKCLNYNASNDLCEVEKGKNKSSENIQNNNVSMISKCKNKIKTVGNMFNCANIIEGACLIRYYYLCLIPIFFSFFVTCIIYPHMIPNKLNKNVYYKYLFMFLYQLSDLIFHIIVTVYYNAFNFFKQKYVAILCLSRVFLLFLSFKIKNLTEESFLYSNTFLSFLIFVIGGSNGALINISYARIADCFEESTKKTKQIAVASSFCALCLLMSFALAPWFCHAIIHL